From the genome of Halobellus litoreus, one region includes:
- the cobS gene encoding adenosylcobinamide-GDP ribazoletransferase translates to MVLTALRGALGFLTRLPLGGDADAWEAFRRTPVSIPLAGYVVGALAAFPLLLPLPVPSAAALYLVTLVLLGGVTHADGLADVGDAAAVHGGTDAARRREVLKDSQTGVGGALAVALAFVTLGLGALGLAGTLPRVAFALALAAEVGAKAGMALLVCTREAIHDGLGAALTDPVTPTALLPVTLALLPMLALASSLGVGYAGALAALLAPLGVAWLVGVWARGALGGVNGDVLGAANELGRVAGVHAGVIAWTLW, encoded by the coding sequence GTGGTTCTGACCGCGCTCCGCGGGGCGCTCGGCTTTCTCACGCGTCTCCCGCTCGGCGGCGACGCGGACGCCTGGGAGGCGTTCAGGCGGACCCCGGTCTCGATTCCCCTCGCCGGCTACGTAGTCGGCGCGCTCGCCGCTTTCCCCCTGCTTCTCCCGCTCCCGGTCCCGAGCGCCGCCGCGCTGTACCTCGTGACGCTCGTCCTCCTCGGCGGCGTCACCCACGCCGACGGGCTGGCAGACGTGGGCGACGCGGCGGCGGTCCACGGCGGAACCGACGCCGCGCGCCGGCGGGAAGTGCTCAAGGACTCCCAGACAGGCGTCGGCGGCGCGCTGGCCGTCGCGCTCGCGTTCGTGACGCTCGGACTCGGCGCGCTGGGTCTGGCCGGGACGCTTCCCCGCGTCGCGTTCGCGCTCGCCCTCGCCGCGGAAGTCGGGGCGAAGGCGGGAATGGCGCTGCTCGTCTGTACGCGGGAGGCGATACACGACGGCCTCGGGGCCGCGCTGACGGACCCGGTGACGCCGACGGCGCTCCTCCCCGTCACACTGGCCCTCCTGCCGATGCTCGCCCTCGCCTCGAGCTTGGGAGTCGGATACGCGGGCGCGCTCGCCGCGCTGCTCGCGCCGCTCGGCGTCGCCTGGCTCGTCGGGGTCTGGGCGCGCGGGGCGCTCGGCGGCGTCAACGGCGACGTGCTCGGCGCAGCGAACGAACTCGGGCGCGTCGCGGGCGTGCACGCGGGGGTGATCGCGTGGACGCTCTGGTGA
- a CDS encoding NTP transferase domain-containing protein, translated as MCGGRGTRLRDGAETEQVCDVEKPLVEVGDQPMLDRIVDALRASRIGGPEASDAGTIHAVVSPHAPETAERARALSLSVVETPGQGYVSDLATALDEVGRPALTVPADLPLLASEHVDDAIERARSGGRSSELGATSLTVCVPAALKRRLGASVDTSFERDGRAVAPTGLNVVAGDDDTVALTYDARLAVNVNRPADRELAEALCG; from the coding sequence ATGTGCGGCGGGCGTGGCACGCGGCTTCGGGACGGCGCAGAGACCGAACAGGTCTGCGACGTCGAGAAGCCGCTCGTCGAAGTCGGCGACCAGCCGATGCTCGACCGGATCGTCGACGCGCTCCGCGCGAGTCGGATCGGAGGGCCCGAAGCGTCCGACGCGGGAACGATCCACGCGGTCGTCTCGCCGCACGCACCGGAGACCGCCGAGCGGGCGCGAGCGCTGTCGCTCTCGGTCGTCGAGACGCCCGGTCAGGGCTACGTCTCGGATCTGGCCACCGCCCTCGACGAGGTCGGCCGACCGGCGCTCACGGTCCCGGCGGACCTGCCGCTGCTGGCCTCCGAGCACGTCGACGACGCGATCGAACGGGCGCGTTCGGGAGGCCGATCGAGCGAGTTGGGGGCGACGTCGCTCACCGTCTGCGTCCCCGCCGCGCTGAAACGCCGCCTCGGCGCGTCCGTCGATACGTCGTTCGAGCGCGACGGACGGGCGGTCGCACCGACGGGGCTGAACGTCGTCGCCGGCGACGACGACACCGTGGCGTTGACGTACGACGCCCGCCTCGCGGTCAACGTGAACCGACCGGCCGACAGAGAACTGGCGGAGGCGCTGTGCGGGTGA
- a CDS encoding nicotinate-nucleotide--dimethylbenzimidazole phosphoribosyltransferase, whose amino-acid sequence MRVILVAGTTRTAEIDGISAAGASRDLLVHTPSADAEILAYGDTVRAPVTPVSPTGCPTPAVVTRAVRELLGFDLTVVDGGLARPTGAPTVSVGARPGGDIREPDPVQTAPGAFVAARRFGRALPDDRVVVGETVPGGTTTAMAVLRALGEDALGSTSSSLPENPLDLKERVVEAAFESSDVAPGRAAHAPETALRAVGDPVLAVAAGLAAGALESGTEVVLGGGTQLLAAAALVRHAGVPDRATLATTSYLAADVSELEEAAAALELDLAVTDPDFDADGAGPLTAYADGVAKEGAGMGGALRLADEAGRLGAVTEATRAVLDRVTGDDADDAARDKSRGDTGDGR is encoded by the coding sequence GTGCGGGTGATCCTCGTCGCGGGGACGACCCGCACGGCCGAGATCGACGGCATCAGCGCCGCGGGCGCGAGCCGCGACCTCCTCGTGCACACGCCGAGCGCCGACGCGGAGATCCTCGCCTACGGCGATACGGTCCGCGCGCCCGTGACCCCGGTGAGTCCGACGGGCTGTCCGACGCCCGCGGTCGTAACGCGCGCCGTCCGGGAGTTGCTCGGTTTCGACCTCACCGTCGTCGACGGCGGCCTCGCGCGGCCGACCGGCGCGCCGACCGTCTCGGTGGGCGCGCGCCCCGGCGGCGACATCCGTGAGCCGGACCCCGTCCAGACCGCGCCCGGAGCCTTCGTGGCCGCGCGGCGGTTCGGCCGCGCGCTGCCGGACGACCGGGTCGTCGTCGGCGAGACAGTTCCCGGCGGAACCACCACCGCGATGGCGGTGCTCCGCGCGCTCGGCGAGGACGCCCTCGGCTCGACGTCGTCGTCGCTGCCGGAGAACCCGCTCGACCTGAAAGAGCGGGTCGTCGAGGCGGCGTTCGAGTCCTCGGACGTCGCTCCCGGGCGGGCCGCGCACGCCCCGGAGACCGCCCTGCGAGCCGTCGGCGATCCAGTGCTGGCCGTCGCCGCGGGGCTCGCCGCGGGCGCGCTCGAATCTGGGACCGAGGTGGTTCTCGGCGGCGGGACGCAGCTGCTCGCCGCCGCCGCGCTCGTCCGCCACGCCGGCGTCCCCGACCGCGCGACGCTCGCGACGACCTCGTACCTGGCCGCCGACGTGTCCGAACTCGAGGAGGCGGCCGCGGCGCTGGAGTTGGACCTCGCCGTCACCGACCCCGACTTCGACGCCGACGGCGCGGGGCCGCTGACGGCGTACGCCGACGGCGTCGCCAAGGAGGGTGCCGGGATGGGCGGCGCGCTCCGACTCGCCGACGAGGCCGGACGGCTCGGCGCGGTGACCGAGGCGACGCGCGCGGTGCTGGATCGGGTGACCGGCGACGACGCGGACGATGCCGCCCGCGACAAATCCCGGGGAGACACCGGCGATGGACGCTGA
- a CDS encoding aminotransferase class I/II-fold pyridoxal phosphate-dependent enzyme, whose amino-acid sequence MDADSLSDVERVPHGGSDDRELVDFSANTNPVRPAGVGDVYEAALADATRYADDFADFRAAAAAYVGRDSDAADCAADDVVPTAGGLAALRLAFGVTVSPGDRVLVPEPSFGEYAREIRLQGGAPVGVAHDELLDRDPADYAAAVVCTPNNPTGELADPSALRAFLDACRSSGTRLVVDEAFLDFTDAPSLAGEPGAIVARSLTKMFGLPGIRAGFAVAVGDLGERLRTARPTWGLSTPAAAVGTHCLRETEFVERTRERVASERARLREALSERYAVAPADAPFLLVDVGGERADPDAAVERVLARARDGGVVVRDARTFPRLDSHVRVAVRRPRENDLLLDALLDR is encoded by the coding sequence ATGGACGCTGACAGCCTCTCGGACGTCGAGCGCGTTCCCCACGGCGGCAGCGACGACCGGGAACTCGTCGACTTCAGCGCGAACACGAACCCAGTTCGGCCCGCGGGCGTCGGAGACGTCTACGAGGCGGCACTCGCGGACGCGACGCGCTACGCCGACGACTTCGCCGACTTCCGCGCGGCGGCGGCCGCGTACGTGGGACGCGACTCCGACGCCGCGGACTGCGCCGCGGACGACGTGGTCCCGACGGCCGGCGGCCTCGCGGCGCTCCGCCTGGCCTTCGGGGTCACCGTCTCCCCGGGCGACCGCGTGCTCGTTCCCGAACCGAGTTTCGGCGAGTACGCGCGAGAGATCCGTCTACAGGGCGGCGCTCCCGTCGGCGTCGCACACGACGAACTCCTCGATCGCGACCCGGCGGACTACGCCGCGGCCGTCGTGTGTACGCCGAACAACCCGACCGGCGAACTCGCCGATCCGAGCGCCCTCCGAGCGTTTCTGGACGCCTGTCGGTCGTCCGGAACGCGGCTCGTCGTCGACGAGGCGTTCCTCGACTTCACCGACGCGCCGAGCCTCGCCGGCGAACCGGGCGCGATCGTCGCCCGTTCGCTCACCAAGATGTTCGGCCTGCCTGGGATCCGCGCGGGCTTCGCGGTCGCGGTCGGCGACCTCGGCGAGCGATTGCGGACCGCCCGGCCGACGTGGGGGCTGTCGACCCCCGCAGCGGCCGTGGGGACGCACTGCCTTCGGGAGACCGAGTTTGTCGAGCGAACGCGCGAGCGGGTCGCGAGCGAACGCGCCCGGCTGCGCGAGGCGCTCTCCGAGCGGTACGCGGTCGCGCCCGCCGACGCCCCCTTCCTGCTCGTCGACGTCGGCGGCGAGCGGGCGGACCCCGACGCGGCGGTCGAACGGGTGCTCGCCCGCGCTCGCGACGGCGGCGTGGTGGTCCGCGACGCCCGGACGTTCCCGCGATTGGATTCGCACGTGCGCGTGGCCGTGCGCCGCCCGCGAGAGAACGATCTGTTGCTCGACGCGCTCCTGGACCGATGA
- a CDS encoding adenosylcobinamide amidohydrolase — MFESTVREEVCQLSRPGTRWLSTGYEGGRADADAAYLLSVPEGWNDVDVAGYVRRRRREVGFDEAPPETGASRSAPALLTGVSMRHARRARLGPVEAVVTAGVSNPAALPMPDESAGAGRRRVDRGTDGDRRHDGTVNVVVGTRRSLAPGALANLVAVAAEAKAATLLAQCGFAGTTSDAVLVGCDPEGEAATFSGSATEVGSAARACVRDALLAALESRYRDAVPPASVDDAEHGVVTDRRARVDAVGSER, encoded by the coding sequence GTGTTCGAGTCGACGGTCCGCGAGGAGGTCTGCCAGCTTTCCAGACCGGGAACGCGATGGCTCTCGACGGGCTATGAAGGCGGGAGAGCCGACGCCGACGCCGCCTATCTCCTCTCGGTCCCGGAGGGCTGGAACGACGTCGACGTCGCCGGCTACGTCCGTCGTCGACGCCGGGAGGTCGGCTTCGACGAAGCGCCGCCGGAGACGGGTGCCTCCCGTTCCGCACCGGCGCTTCTCACCGGCGTCTCGATGCGGCACGCCCGCCGCGCGCGACTCGGCCCCGTCGAGGCCGTCGTCACCGCTGGCGTGAGTAACCCGGCGGCGCTGCCGATGCCGGACGAAAGCGCCGGCGCGGGGAGACGGCGCGTCGACCGCGGCACCGACGGCGATCGTCGGCACGACGGAACCGTCAACGTCGTCGTGGGCACGAGGCGGTCGCTCGCGCCCGGCGCGCTCGCGAACCTCGTCGCCGTCGCCGCGGAGGCGAAGGCGGCGACGCTGCTCGCGCAGTGCGGGTTCGCGGGGACGACCTCCGACGCGGTCCTCGTCGGCTGCGACCCCGAGGGCGAGGCCGCGACCTTCTCGGGGAGCGCCACCGAGGTCGGGTCGGCGGCGCGCGCCTGCGTCCGCGACGCCCTGCTCGCGGCGCTGGAATCACGTTATCGCGACGCGGTGCCGCCGGCGTCGGTCGACGATGCCGAGCACGGCGTCGTGACCGACCGACGGGCGCGAGTCGACGCCGTCGGAAGCGAGAGGTAG
- a CDS encoding PH domain-containing protein: MTQESNPSTQSEPDANTAASDSTATDPGPGTAASTDGTTGSANRRTDSAKRTAEPAADSTATTVGSDGPADDPEIVLETQPTLKPTILSLATVLVVGIAIVAYLFADPTLLGTTERTEIAANLVVLLTVVGAGRFLLRLYVLTRTRYVVTPDAVRREYSLLYKTFSRELPLSKVRSHELRRSRIETILGIGSVGFLTGSVSQSPTHLEFENVPHPDRIRRQVRDQLPDKES, encoded by the coding sequence ATGACTCAGGAATCCAATCCAAGCACACAGAGCGAACCGGACGCGAACACGGCCGCATCCGACTCGACCGCGACCGACCCCGGTCCGGGGACGGCGGCGTCGACGGACGGTACGACCGGTTCAGCGAACCGACGGACCGACTCGGCGAAAAGGACGGCCGAACCGGCGGCTGACTCGACCGCTACGACGGTCGGATCCGACGGCCCGGCGGACGACCCCGAAATCGTCCTGGAGACGCAACCGACGCTGAAGCCGACGATCCTCAGTCTCGCGACCGTCCTCGTCGTCGGCATCGCTATCGTCGCGTACCTGTTCGCGGACCCGACCCTCCTCGGGACGACCGAGCGGACGGAGATCGCCGCGAACCTGGTCGTCCTCCTGACGGTCGTCGGTGCCGGACGGTTCCTGCTCCGACTGTACGTCCTGACCCGGACGCGGTACGTCGTCACCCCCGACGCGGTCCGACGCGAGTACTCGCTGCTGTACAAGACGTTCTCGCGCGAACTCCCGCTGTCGAAGGTGCGGAGTCACGAACTCCGACGGAGCCGGATCGAGACGATTCTCGGCATCGGGAGCGTCGGGTTCCTCACGGGAAGCGTCTCTCAGAGCCCGACCCACCTCGAATTCGAGAACGTGCCGCACCCGGACCGGATCCGACGGCAGGTCCGGGATCAACTCCCCGACAAAGAGTCGTAG
- a CDS encoding cobyrinate a,c-diamide synthase yields MTTDAVPSDLPGVVLAGTASSVGKTVATLAVCRALERAGRTPVAAKAGPDFIDPSHHAAVLDRPSRTLDPWLAGETGIRRAYARGADDGDVCVVEGMMGLYDGDVSTAAVAAALDLPVVLVVDASAGMESVAATALGFQQYADRAGYDVDVVGLLAARAHGGRHERGIRDAVEGLRYVGRTPKLDGLEIPDRHLGLHFGDESPVSAEALDSAARQIRTGALLDLTRRPRLDTPPSLRAADETGVRVAVAADDAFRFVYPSTRDRLAARGSVETFSPVAGDSVPDCDAVYLPGGYPERHAAALSESATLEELAALAADGRPIFGECGGLMALGESLTTSEGAEHAMAGVLPVETRMRDGPVALDHVGVRARTDCLIAPAGETRRGHEFHYSSGTAAPDARYAFEMVRGAGIDGANEGLVEYRTLGTYAHFHVGSGAFDYLLESV; encoded by the coding sequence ATGACTACCGACGCGGTCCCCTCGGACCTCCCGGGCGTCGTCCTCGCCGGGACGGCGTCGAGCGTTGGCAAGACCGTCGCGACGCTCGCGGTCTGTCGCGCCTTGGAACGCGCCGGCCGGACGCCCGTCGCGGCCAAGGCCGGCCCGGACTTCATCGATCCGAGCCACCACGCCGCGGTCCTCGACCGACCCTCCCGAACGCTCGACCCCTGGCTGGCGGGAGAGACGGGGATCCGGCGCGCCTACGCGCGGGGAGCCGACGACGGCGACGTCTGCGTCGTCGAGGGGATGATGGGGCTGTACGACGGCGACGTCAGCACCGCCGCCGTCGCCGCGGCGCTGGATCTGCCCGTCGTCCTCGTCGTCGACGCCTCCGCGGGGATGGAGAGCGTCGCGGCGACGGCGCTGGGCTTCCAGCAGTACGCCGACCGGGCGGGTTACGACGTCGACGTGGTCGGCCTGCTCGCCGCCCGCGCCCACGGCGGGCGGCACGAGCGCGGCATCCGCGACGCCGTCGAGGGACTCCGGTACGTCGGCCGAACCCCGAAACTCGACGGGCTGGAGATACCGGACCGGCATCTCGGGCTGCACTTCGGCGACGAGTCGCCCGTCTCCGCGGAGGCGCTGGACTCGGCGGCGCGGCAGATCCGGACCGGTGCCCTCCTGGATCTCACCCGCCGACCCCGGCTCGACACCCCGCCCTCGCTCCGCGCGGCCGACGAGACGGGCGTCCGGGTCGCGGTCGCCGCCGACGACGCGTTCCGGTTTGTCTACCCGAGCACGCGCGACCGACTCGCCGCCCGCGGCTCGGTCGAGACTTTCTCGCCCGTCGCCGGCGACTCGGTGCCCGATTGCGACGCGGTCTACCTCCCGGGCGGGTACCCGGAGCGACACGCGGCGGCGCTCTCGGAGTCGGCGACGCTGGAGGAACTCGCGGCGCTCGCGGCCGACGGTCGCCCGATTTTCGGCGAGTGCGGCGGGCTGATGGCCCTCGGCGAGTCGCTGACGACGAGCGAGGGCGCCGAACACGCGATGGCGGGCGTCCTCCCGGTGGAGACGCGAATGCGGGACGGGCCGGTCGCGCTGGACCACGTCGGCGTCCGCGCCCGGACGGACTGCCTCATCGCGCCCGCCGGCGAGACGCGCCGCGGTCACGAGTTCCACTACTCCTCGGGCACGGCCGCCCCCGACGCGCGGTACGCCTTCGAGATGGTTCGGGGAGCCGGCATCGACGGGGCCAACGAGGGTCTCGTGGAGTACCGGACGCTCGGGACCTACGCGCACTTTCACGTGGGATCGGGCGCGTTCGACTACCTGCTCGAATCGGTCTGA
- a CDS encoding 50S ribosomal protein L37ae — MAEQKARQTGSAGRFGARYGRVARRRVKEIEEATRNATVDEDSVTRLEPGIWQNDETGEVFTGGTYRPQTPGGKQVRRSIRAALSGESDE, encoded by the coding sequence ATGGCCGAACAGAAGGCGCGACAGACCGGCAGCGCCGGTCGCTTTGGTGCGCGATACGGGCGGGTCGCCCGTCGACGCGTAAAGGAGATCGAAGAGGCAACGCGGAACGCGACGGTCGATGAGGACAGCGTCACCCGTCTCGAACCCGGCATCTGGCAGAACGACGAGACCGGCGAGGTCTTCACCGGCGGCACCTACCGCCCGCAGACCCCCGGTGGCAAGCAGGTCCGTCGCTCGATCCGCGCCGCGCTCTCCGGCGAGAGCGACGAGTAA
- a CDS encoding DNA-directed RNA polymerase subunit P encodes MSYKCSRCKRDVELDEYGGVRCPYCGHRILLKERAPDIKEVPVE; translated from the coding sequence ATGAGCTACAAGTGTTCCCGGTGCAAGCGAGACGTCGAACTGGACGAGTACGGCGGCGTCCGCTGTCCGTACTGCGGCCACCGCATCCTGCTGAAGGAGCGCGCGCCGGACATCAAAGAAGTCCCGGTCGAATAG
- a CDS encoding KEOPS complex subunit Pcc1 codes for MASREASAVGAAHAAEIEFEYRDERRARIVAESVRVEVDEIADDRSGATVAREGRLVRVTVEAADLIALRAGTNTWIRLLDVAESVTARGERPVGG; via the coding sequence ATGGCGAGCCGAGAAGCGTCCGCCGTCGGGGCCGCACACGCGGCCGAAATCGAATTCGAGTATCGCGACGAGCGGCGCGCTCGGATCGTCGCCGAGAGCGTCCGCGTCGAGGTCGACGAGATCGCGGACGACCGCTCCGGAGCGACGGTTGCTCGCGAGGGACGCCTCGTGCGCGTGACCGTCGAGGCGGCCGACCTGATCGCGCTTCGCGCGGGGACGAACACCTGGATCCGCCTGCTCGACGTCGCAGAGAGCGTCACAGCGCGGGGCGAACGCCCCGTGGGCGGGTAA
- a CDS encoding prefoldin subunit beta, with amino-acid sequence MQGNLPPEAQEKLEELQDLQETAQKVAAQKEQAESTLTESKTALDALDDIDEDTTMYREIGELLVEADYDEAHEELSEKVDSLEVRVEQLGKQEERVQEQFESLQEELQQMLQGGGAGGPPMGPGGAGGA; translated from the coding sequence ATGCAGGGCAATCTGCCGCCGGAAGCACAAGAGAAACTCGAGGAACTGCAGGATCTTCAGGAGACGGCACAGAAGGTGGCCGCCCAGAAGGAGCAGGCCGAGTCGACGCTGACCGAGTCGAAGACGGCGCTCGACGCCCTCGACGACATCGACGAGGACACGACGATGTACCGCGAGATCGGCGAACTGCTCGTCGAGGCCGACTACGACGAGGCACACGAGGAACTCTCCGAGAAGGTCGACAGCCTCGAGGTCCGCGTCGAACAGCTCGGGAAGCAGGAAGAGCGCGTCCAGGAGCAGTTCGAGAGCCTCCAGGAAGAGCTCCAGCAGATGCTCCAGGGCGGCGGCGCGGGCGGACCGCCGATGGGTCCCGGCGGCGCCGGCGGCGCGTAA
- a CDS encoding DUF3194 domain-containing protein — MPTDEEVVQTAAEAAEGVIFAHYKQSELTDFDVTVTFEEGVLDVDVYVNAPDDAETDADEVADEAARAAGEAVDELFAAEDE; from the coding sequence ATGCCGACCGACGAGGAGGTCGTCCAGACGGCCGCTGAGGCCGCCGAGGGCGTGATCTTCGCCCACTACAAGCAGTCGGAACTGACCGACTTCGACGTGACCGTGACGTTCGAAGAAGGCGTCCTCGACGTCGACGTCTACGTCAACGCGCCCGACGACGCCGAGACTGACGCCGACGAAGTCGCCGACGAGGCCGCGCGGGCGGCCGGCGAGGCCGTCGACGAACTGTTCGCGGCCGAAGACGAGTAA
- a CDS encoding DUF2070 family protein — MTSTQSDLASLSRFIFRAPSWYTSLAFALLLAALAGIAAFDSGSYDRSWQGLFILGRDAWEGIFFIGIPTVVAAFGTAGVDRFVGGKLTNNRSSLLALVSEIIVVAIVTGAAIVSVFTGLGQRFVFDALVVALASVFAFRLLVVMAVSESSVLVASIPASLQTLAAAILLFVYSGTLRFLEVGGPLIDAYLTPYLARSADAPAELSAITAEHFALLAVTCGVYALGVYAFIVAVDRPWKRSLGVSLLDFLRGFVGHVAEGSRELEEFFQQLGEEALVPVSVLSFRRVDGDSDGADVAADGGAGTESAADLGREKARFVLPMIHPGPMGEIGGGNFPERVATDCPGLAFPPHATAGHDFNLVTESEVDTILDAARTAADRIVYDDLATRSVRVQSGEASMLGQAFGDDALLVSTYAPGFADDVEYGVGLSATAEARTSDLDDVVLVDAHNSNDGLNGPDLGHVTPGSKRAFDMIGAAGVSGQRLSTADRHGLELGVAWDETPWTPAEGIGPLGVRVAVTAVDDQETAYVLIDGNNMEPGLRGELVEALVEGGTPEESRVAGGAGDGAGRGPASSRTESGDSEAPSASGNRTTSDDDGPVDEAEVMTTDTHIVNSVEADNQVGAAIDWDELRALVCDLLDEARADLEPVEAGVAVERAEVTVFGNDRTETLASHANAVVAMGGAFAVSIILAAVAVSVLIFLFA, encoded by the coding sequence ATGACCTCGACACAAAGCGACCTGGCGAGTCTCTCCCGGTTCATCTTCCGGGCTCCCAGTTGGTACACCAGCCTCGCCTTCGCGCTCCTGCTCGCGGCGCTCGCGGGGATCGCCGCGTTCGACTCCGGCTCGTACGACCGCTCCTGGCAGGGGCTCTTCATCCTGGGCCGCGACGCCTGGGAGGGGATCTTCTTCATCGGAATCCCGACCGTCGTCGCCGCGTTCGGGACGGCCGGCGTCGACCGGTTCGTCGGCGGCAAACTCACCAACAACCGGTCGTCGCTGCTCGCGCTGGTCTCGGAGATCATCGTCGTCGCCATCGTCACCGGAGCCGCCATCGTCTCGGTGTTCACGGGACTCGGCCAGCGGTTCGTCTTCGACGCCCTCGTCGTCGCCCTCGCGTCGGTGTTCGCCTTCCGGCTCCTCGTCGTGATGGCGGTCTCGGAGTCGTCGGTGCTCGTCGCGTCGATCCCGGCGAGTCTCCAGACGCTCGCCGCCGCGATCCTGCTGTTCGTCTACAGCGGCACACTCCGCTTCCTGGAGGTCGGCGGCCCCCTCATCGACGCGTACCTGACGCCGTATCTCGCCCGATCAGCCGACGCGCCCGCGGAGCTCTCCGCGATCACCGCCGAGCACTTCGCGCTGCTCGCGGTCACCTGTGGCGTCTACGCGCTGGGGGTGTACGCCTTCATCGTCGCCGTCGATCGGCCGTGGAAGCGCAGCCTCGGCGTCTCGCTCCTGGATTTCCTGCGCGGGTTCGTCGGCCACGTGGCCGAGGGTTCGCGGGAGCTCGAGGAGTTCTTCCAGCAACTCGGCGAGGAGGCGCTCGTGCCGGTCTCGGTGCTCTCGTTCCGCCGGGTCGACGGTGACAGCGACGGCGCGGACGTCGCGGCCGACGGCGGTGCCGGGACGGAGTCGGCGGCCGATCTCGGGCGGGAGAAGGCACGCTTCGTCCTCCCGATGATCCACCCCGGTCCGATGGGCGAGATCGGGGGCGGAAACTTCCCCGAACGGGTCGCCACCGACTGCCCCGGGCTCGCGTTCCCGCCGCACGCGACCGCCGGTCACGACTTCAACCTCGTCACCGAGAGCGAGGTGGACACGATCCTCGACGCGGCCCGAACGGCGGCGGATCGCATCGTATACGACGACCTCGCGACTCGGAGCGTCCGCGTGCAGTCCGGCGAGGCGTCGATGCTCGGGCAGGCGTTCGGCGACGACGCCCTGCTGGTCTCGACGTACGCGCCCGGCTTCGCCGACGACGTCGAGTACGGCGTCGGCCTCTCGGCGACGGCGGAGGCCCGAACGAGCGACCTCGACGACGTCGTCCTCGTCGACGCGCACAACTCCAACGACGGGCTGAACGGCCCGGACCTGGGCCACGTCACGCCCGGATCCAAGCGCGCGTTCGATATGATCGGCGCGGCCGGCGTCTCGGGACAGCGGCTCTCGACTGCCGACCGCCACGGTCTCGAACTCGGAGTCGCGTGGGACGAGACGCCGTGGACGCCCGCCGAGGGGATCGGTCCCCTCGGGGTCCGCGTCGCCGTCACCGCCGTCGACGACCAGGAGACGGCGTACGTGCTGATCGACGGCAACAATATGGAACCCGGGCTCCGGGGCGAACTCGTCGAGGCGCTCGTGGAGGGCGGGACTCCGGAGGAGTCCCGAGTAGCCGGCGGAGCCGGCGACGGGGCGGGACGAGGTCCCGCGAGCAGCCGGACGGAGTCCGGCGACAGCGAGGCGCCGAGCGCCTCGGGCAATCGGACTACGTCCGATGACGACGGCCCAGTCGACGAGGCGGAGGTGATGACGACCGACACGCACATCGTCAACAGCGTCGAGGCCGACAACCAGGTCGGCGCGGCCATCGACTGGGACGAACTCCGGGCACTCGTCTGCGACCTGCTCGACGAGGCTCGCGCGGACCTCGAACCCGTCGAGGCCGGGGTCGCCGTCGAGCGCGCGGAGGTCACAGTCTTCGGCAACGACCGCACGGAGACGCTGGCCAGCCACGCGAACGCGGTCGTCGCGATGGGCGGCGCGTTCGCCGTCTCGATCATTCTCGCGGCCGTCGCCGTCAGCGTCCTTATCTTCCTCTTCGCGTAG
- a CDS encoding GMP synthase subunit A gives MTRIVVIDNHGQFTHLERRALRDLDVDVEILDNDTPPGDVDADGIVLSGGPDMDRIGNSPDYLDLDVPVFGICLGMQILAAELGGAVGSGDYGGYADVDVEILDDEDPLVGSLAPETRVWASHADEVKEVPEGFTRTATSDVCDVEAMSDTDRDLYGVQWHPEVAHTERGEEVFRNFVSICE, from the coding sequence ATGACCCGCATCGTCGTTATCGACAACCATGGCCAGTTCACGCACCTCGAACGGCGCGCGCTCCGCGACCTCGACGTCGACGTCGAGATCCTCGACAACGACACCCCGCCCGGGGACGTCGACGCCGACGGGATCGTCCTCTCCGGCGGCCCGGATATGGACCGCATCGGCAACTCCCCGGACTACCTCGACCTCGACGTCCCCGTCTTCGGCATCTGCCTGGGGATGCAGATCCTCGCCGCGGAACTCGGCGGCGCGGTCGGCTCCGGCGACTACGGCGGCTACGCCGACGTCGACGTCGAGATCCTCGACGACGAGGACCCCCTCGTCGGCTCGCTCGCCCCCGAAACGCGCGTGTGGGCCAGCCACGCCGACGAGGTGAAGGAGGTCCCCGAGGGCTTCACGCGAACGGCGACCTCGGACGTCTGTGACGTCGAGGCGATGAGCGACACCGACCGGGACCTCTACGGCGTGCAGTGGCACCCGGAGGTCGCCCACACCGAGCGCGGCGAGGAAGTGTTCCGCAATTTCGTCTCGATCTGCGAGTAG